In Capsicum annuum cultivar UCD-10X-F1 unplaced genomic scaffold, UCD10Xv1.1 ctg66532, whole genome shotgun sequence, the genomic window GTTTAGCATTTTCTAGAGTATGCACAGATGAAACGACTTGAAGAAACATCTCATAGAATAGGTGTGTGGAGTTACAATCTTCAAAAATGTAGCAATTGAAAATTTTACGTTTCTCTTCAAAGTCATGTTTTATCTTGTGTACTTACAAGTACCCGCTTCATAAGGACTTCCTATAATAAAGCCCAAAGTTTGTGGTTGATGCTTAATCATCGGAAAGAGAATCCATTTCTTTTGTTAATTCTTACAGGTTGTATTTTGAGGAAGGTGAATGCTCAAATTCGTCATTCCTTTTAGTGGAGAAATATATCTCGAGATGATGGAAATTATGTCCCTTTACCACTACATATAAGTTGGTTCAAGTTGATTGAGTTGTTTGAGGTACAGCTTTTAGCCTGAAGATTCTGCATGTCCTCCTTTCTGTCGACTGAGTAGCTTTAACTGTACATGAAATTCATCTGCTAGAGTGGTTCTGCAAAATAAAAAACGAAATAATGGATGATCGGATTGTTCTTGACAAGGGTGGGAAAAGGCAGCTGCCTCAGTGGATGTTTGCTAGGTCTGCTGCTGATCAAGTAAAGGAAAAAGTCAAAACTGATCATGTAGacagtaataaaaataatacagaGGAGGAGATTGTTGCCCAGAGGCGGAAAAACAGAAAGATCAAGGATAAAAAGGAAACATTCATTGAGGAGTCGTCCACTCAGCTCCCAATATGCCAAACAACAAAAAGAACCAGAAGAAAGTTAAACCTACCAAAtgatgattgtaatgatgaaagAGTTTTAATGGGGAGTGAATGTGACAACACTAAAGTAAATGGTGATGGAGAATTAACTATGTTGAGGAGACAGAAACAGAAAACAAAGAATTACAAGACCGAGGGGGGTGATGAGATGGAAGGGGCAACAACCAAAGCAAGTGATGGAAACGTCTCAAGGAAGAGAAAAGCCAGCAGGGTGAAGGAAAATTCTAGTGAAGCTGGCCCTAATTTAAGGAGGCAGAAACAGAAAACAAAGAATTCCAGGAAAGGGAATTGTGCTGATGTTGAAGAGTCAACACCAAAAACAGATGCAGAGGATTTGACTATTGATGATCTAATGAGCATAGCGGAAGAGGTGATCTCCCAAGTTCTGTTGAGGTTTCCTAAACAGTTCTTCAAATTTTCTACTAAAAGTAATGATCACATTCAGCTAGAAATGTGGTAACTCTTATCATTTTACTGTTGATTTTTGCAGTATGCTGGTGATGCTGATGCTGAGGAAGATTTGAC contains:
- the LOC107870437 gene encoding uncharacterized protein LOC107870437 — protein: MDDRIVLDKGGKRQLPQWMFARSAADQVKEKVKTDHVDSNKNNTEEEIVAQRRKNRKIKDKKETFIEESSTQLPICQTTKRTRRKLNLPNDDCNDERVLMGSECDNTKVNGDGELTMLRRQKQKTKNYKTEGGDEMEGATTKASDGNVSRKRKASRVKENSSEAGPNLRRQKQKTKNSRKGNCADVEESTPKTDAEDLTIDDLMSIAEEYAGDADAEEDLTVEDLMTIAKEYVNDNEQAASGKEKKGPTEDAISMSIGSLSCIEVDNQPLRRDTNSDGISIQERTLEDAPPELNMSDNPTQDMLDLFLGPLLKKTREEKRVELVREEMTLARDLNEKARNDPSEDRPVLVKKKSSLKDKVSLFLD